From one Butyricimonas faecihominis genomic stretch:
- a CDS encoding pseudouridine synthase: MNRETKRPRITRPIENRDENRRSRTPRFENREGGESETRRPNRFNTDRPRREQGHGYIRDLNKERERERNEGTGDRDNGNRYYRDSDRNRERGDRENNRYENRDNRRSYERGNRDNNRFSDRGERRERRPQDRDENAERRDNRYQNRDRNDRREEGRRERGSREEGGRGEGYRGDRRDRREGDDRRDRYSDRPARKVFTRRADGDGAPKSVYSKKKQIEYRKKNEGQETELRLNRYIAKGGVCSRRDADVLIAAGRVKVNGEVVQQVGVKVKRTDRVEVDDQVITPERKVYLVLNKPKDYVTTVEDPLERRTVMTLIEGACKERVYPIGRLDRQTTGVLLFTNDGDLAKKLTHPKYNQKKIYHVFLDKVVQTGDLEAIRKGIDLEDGFIQADDVRVAEDDRTQVGIEIHSGRNRIVRRIFEHLGYQILRLDRVFFAGITKKNLPRGHWRFLTEDEVNILKAY; the protein is encoded by the coding sequence ATGAATAGGGAGACTAAAAGACCTAGAATTACAAGGCCGATCGAGAATCGTGATGAGAATCGTCGGAGCAGAACACCGCGTTTCGAAAACCGTGAAGGTGGAGAAAGCGAAACAAGAAGACCTAACCGTTTCAACACGGACAGACCGAGACGGGAACAAGGACACGGGTATATCCGTGATTTGAACAAAGAACGGGAGAGAGAGCGTAACGAGGGTACGGGAGATCGAGATAACGGGAATCGTTATTACCGGGATTCAGACAGAAATCGTGAAAGAGGGGATCGGGAGAATAATCGTTACGAGAATCGGGATAATAGAAGATCATACGAGAGAGGTAACAGGGATAACAATCGTTTTTCCGATCGTGGAGAGCGTCGTGAAAGGCGGCCTCAAGATCGGGATGAAAATGCAGAAAGAAGAGATAATCGTTATCAAAACAGGGATCGTAATGATCGACGAGAGGAAGGACGTCGGGAAAGAGGTTCCCGTGAGGAAGGAGGACGTGGAGAAGGGTATCGTGGCGATCGTCGGGATCGCAGAGAGGGGGATGATCGTCGGGATCGTTATTCTGATCGTCCGGCGAGAAAAGTGTTTACCCGTCGGGCAGATGGGGATGGCGCTCCCAAAAGTGTGTATAGTAAGAAAAAACAAATTGAATATCGCAAGAAGAACGAGGGGCAGGAGACAGAATTACGCTTGAACCGTTATATCGCTAAAGGCGGAGTGTGTTCACGTCGTGATGCTGATGTGTTGATTGCAGCCGGTCGGGTGAAAGTAAACGGGGAGGTCGTGCAACAAGTCGGGGTAAAAGTAAAGCGTACGGATCGAGTGGAGGTTGATGATCAAGTGATTACTCCCGAACGTAAAGTATACTTGGTGTTGAATAAGCCGAAAGATTACGTGACGACCGTGGAAGATCCTTTGGAACGTAGAACCGTGATGACATTGATCGAGGGAGCTTGTAAAGAGCGCGTGTACCCGATCGGACGGCTTGACCGCCAGACCACGGGAGTGTTGCTTTTCACGAATGATGGCGATTTGGCCAAGAAATTGACTCACCCGAAGTATAACCAGAAAAAGATATACCACGTGTTCTTGGACAAGGTGGTTCAAACGGGCGACTTGGAGGCTATCCGTAAGGGGATCGACTTGGAGGATGGTTTTATCCAAGCGGATGACGTGAGAGTGGCGGAAGATGATCGTACACAGGTGGGGATTGAAATTCATTCCGGTAGAAATCGTATCGTCCGGAGGATTTTCGAGCATTTGGGTTACCAGATTCTTCGTTTGGACCGTGTCTTTTTTGCCGGGATCACGAAGAAAAATTTACCCCGGGGCCACTGGCGTTTCCTGACTGAAGATGAGGTTAATATTTTGAAGGCCTACTAA
- a CDS encoding LptF/LptG family permease: MKKLDLYIIRKFLGTFFFSMVLILSIVVVFDLSERLEKFIENEAPVKAIIFDYYLNFVPYFANVFSSLFTFISVIFFTSKMAYNSEIIAILSTGISFRRMVRPYMISAGVIACLSLLLSAFIIPNANKKRIEFSEQYIWKKYSNKEENIHRQIAPGVFIYMSSFNVYSSRGNDFTYEVFREDTLVSKLTAKSISWNKELEKWRINNWTLREFDGIKETYTTGQTIDTLLNFSAAEFSEDPKKIKERLTLPELDEYIARQKLRGSSNVVEFQIEKYKMFSGAFATFILTLIGVCIASRKIRGGMGFHLGLGLLISFSYILFMQFSTVFATNGGMSPLLAVWIPNMLFAVVALFVYRAAPK, encoded by the coding sequence ATGAAGAAATTAGACTTATATATTATCCGGAAGTTCCTAGGTACCTTTTTCTTTTCGATGGTACTGATCTTGAGTATTGTCGTGGTTTTTGACCTTTCGGAGAGACTGGAGAAATTTATCGAAAACGAGGCTCCCGTGAAGGCGATCATATTTGATTATTACCTGAATTTCGTGCCTTATTTCGCAAACGTGTTTTCCTCTTTGTTTACTTTTATTTCTGTTATTTTCTTCACGTCAAAGATGGCTTATAATAGTGAGATTATCGCTATTTTAAGTACGGGTATCAGTTTCCGGAGAATGGTCCGGCCATACATGATCTCGGCCGGGGTGATTGCCTGTTTGTCACTTCTTTTGAGTGCTTTTATTATTCCGAATGCCAACAAGAAGCGGATCGAGTTCTCCGAGCAATATATTTGGAAAAAGTATAGTAACAAGGAAGAGAATATTCACCGGCAGATTGCACCGGGTGTTTTTATTTATATGTCGAGTTTTAACGTGTATTCCAGTCGGGGTAATGATTTTACTTACGAGGTATTTCGGGAGGATACGTTGGTTAGTAAATTGACGGCAAAATCTATTTCATGGAATAAGGAACTTGAGAAGTGGCGGATTAACAACTGGACGCTACGGGAATTTGACGGGATCAAGGAGACTTACACGACGGGACAAACTATTGATACGCTATTAAATTTTAGTGCGGCGGAATTCTCCGAGGACCCCAAGAAAATTAAGGAGCGCTTGACATTACCGGAACTGGATGAATACATCGCCCGGCAAAAATTGCGGGGAAGTAGTAACGTGGTTGAGTTCCAGATCGAGAAGTACAAGATGTTTTCGGGCGCTTTCGCTACATTCATATTGACGTTAATTGGGGTATGTATCGCCTCTCGTAAAATTCGAGGAGGAATGGGGTTCCATTTGGGATTGGGATTATTAATCAGTTTCTCGTACATATTATTTATGCAATTTTCCACGGTTTTTGCAACCAATGGGGGCATGAGTCCGTTATTAGCGGTATGGATACCGAATATGTTATTTGCTGTGGTGGCGTTATTTGTATACCGGGCGGCACCGAAATAA
- the tgt gene encoding tRNA guanosine(34) transglycosylase Tgt, whose protein sequence is MKYTLLAKDKNSDARCGVLTTNHGNIETPIFMPVGTVGTVKAVHARELKEDIKAQIILGNTYHLYLRPGTEVLEEAGGLHKFNSWDRPILTDSGGFQVFSLGDCRKITEEGVVFRSHIDGSKHLFTPENVMDIQRKIGADIIMAFDECPPGQSEYGYAKNSLELTQRWLERCVKRFDSTEPLYGYHQSLFPIVQGCTFRDLREKAAEHAVSLDREGYAIGGLAVGEEAEVMYEMIQVVNRILPQDKPRYLMGVGTPENILEAISLGVDMFDCVMPTRNGRNGMLFTTEGVINIKNKKWEKDFSRIDPAGLSFVDDDYSKAYLRHLIKADEILGLQICSIHNLSFYLWLVREARKHILEGDFVTWKESTIKKVTRRL, encoded by the coding sequence ATGAAATATACCCTTTTAGCGAAAGACAAAAACAGTGATGCACGATGTGGTGTGTTAACCACAAATCATGGGAATATTGAAACTCCGATCTTTATGCCTGTGGGTACGGTGGGAACCGTGAAAGCCGTGCATGCGAGAGAGTTGAAGGAAGATATTAAGGCCCAGATCATTTTGGGCAACACGTATCATTTGTATTTGCGACCGGGTACAGAGGTGTTGGAAGAAGCAGGGGGACTACATAAATTTAATTCATGGGATCGTCCGATCCTCACGGATAGTGGCGGCTTTCAAGTTTTTTCTTTAGGAGATTGTCGGAAAATCACGGAAGAAGGGGTCGTCTTCCGTTCTCATATTGATGGTTCGAAACATCTGTTTACTCCTGAAAATGTCATGGATATTCAGCGCAAGATAGGGGCTGATATTATCATGGCATTTGATGAGTGTCCCCCGGGGCAGAGTGAATACGGTTACGCGAAGAATTCTTTGGAGCTGACCCAGCGTTGGTTGGAACGATGCGTGAAACGATTTGATTCCACGGAGCCATTGTACGGTTATCACCAGTCGCTTTTTCCGATCGTGCAAGGATGTACCTTCCGGGATTTGCGGGAAAAGGCAGCGGAACACGCTGTTTCTCTTGATCGAGAGGGATATGCAATCGGGGGATTGGCTGTTGGGGAAGAGGCTGAGGTCATGTACGAGATGATTCAAGTCGTAAACCGGATTTTGCCGCAGGATAAGCCCCGTTACCTGATGGGTGTCGGGACCCCGGAGAATATTTTGGAGGCAATCTCTTTAGGTGTGGATATGTTTGATTGCGTGATGCCGACCCGAAACGGGAGAAATGGTATGTTGTTTACCACGGAGGGCGTGATCAATATAAAGAACAAGAAGTGGGAGAAGGATTTCAGTCGTATTGATCCGGCCGGGTTGAGTTTTGTAGATGATGATTACTCGAAAGCGTATTTGCGCCATTTAATCAAGGCAGATGAAATTTTAGGGCTACAAATTTGCTCGATCCATAATTTGTCGTTTTATTTGTGGTTAGTACGTGAAGCTCGTAAACATATACTGGAAGGAGATTTCGTGACGTGGAAGGAGAGTACGATAAAGAAAGTTACAAGAAGATTATAG
- a CDS encoding S9 family peptidase, whose translation MFYKLIVCMFIVGFALPGNAQNKGKKFTLEDFNLTYTFRTQGVSGLRSLNDGEHYTVLEDKGKKLVMYSYKTGKAVSTLLDLNDPKYKAVQTIQDYEFSPEEDRILICTNINPIYRRSFTADYFVFDFKNKELKPLSEGGSQRLATFSPTGTKVAFVRDNNIFIADLRFGSEIQITFDGKFNEIINGAPDWVYEEEFGFNKAFEWAPDGSALAFIKFDESAVKTYHMNMFRGQYPAYEQNALYPSNYSYKYPKAGEANSIVSVHVYDIKDRVTTPMNIGEEADIYIPRIKWTKDPKRLAIMKLNRFQNQLEILLANARVGSTTVLYREENKYYIAESNLDNLIFMEDGQHFIMSSEKSGYSHLYLYAMSGKEIQPITSGKYDVVDFYGYDPVKKLYYYASHEESPLEKYIYSIDLKGKKKKLTPTKGWNEAEFSKSFKYYINIVSNADMPHVYTLYAANGKAVRTLEDNAALKTKLADYNVAKKEFIQIPAADGTTMLNAWLMKPVNFDASKAYPLLIIQYSGPNSQQVSNSWGMDWTQYLAQEGYIVACIDPRGTAARGEEFRKCTYMQLGKIESDDMIAAAKWLAGQSYIDAQKVGIWGWSFGGFMSSLCLMKGNDVFSTAIAVAPVTHWGFYDSIYTERFMRRPQDNPSGYNDNSPINWVKHLKGNLLLCHGTADDNVHVQNTYELSEALVQANKQFDMQIYTNRNHSIYGGYTRLQLYTKFVNYLNQHLK comes from the coding sequence ATGTTTTACAAGTTAATTGTATGTATGTTTATCGTGGGGTTTGCCCTACCCGGAAACGCTCAAAACAAGGGCAAAAAATTCACTCTGGAAGATTTTAACTTGACCTACACGTTCAGGACACAAGGTGTTTCAGGCCTCCGTTCGCTAAATGACGGGGAACACTATACCGTGTTGGAAGACAAAGGCAAAAAGCTGGTCATGTATAGTTACAAAACCGGGAAAGCCGTAAGCACTTTACTAGACTTGAACGATCCCAAGTACAAAGCTGTTCAGACTATCCAAGATTACGAATTCAGCCCGGAAGAAGACCGGATTCTGATTTGCACGAATATAAATCCGATCTACCGTCGTTCATTCACGGCAGACTACTTCGTATTCGATTTTAAAAATAAGGAATTAAAACCTTTATCGGAAGGTGGTTCTCAACGTTTGGCAACCTTCTCTCCTACCGGAACGAAAGTGGCATTCGTGAGAGACAACAACATCTTTATCGCGGACTTACGTTTCGGTTCCGAAATTCAAATCACCTTTGATGGGAAATTTAACGAAATCATTAACGGAGCACCCGACTGGGTATATGAAGAGGAATTCGGGTTCAACAAAGCCTTCGAGTGGGCCCCCGACGGATCTGCCCTCGCATTCATCAAATTTGACGAATCAGCCGTGAAGACTTACCACATGAATATGTTCAGAGGACAATATCCGGCATACGAACAAAATGCCCTTTATCCCTCGAACTATTCCTATAAATACCCGAAAGCCGGGGAAGCCAATTCGATCGTGAGCGTCCACGTTTACGACATTAAAGATCGTGTCACCACCCCAATGAATATTGGTGAAGAGGCAGATATTTACATACCTCGTATCAAATGGACAAAAGATCCGAAAAGATTAGCTATCATGAAACTGAACCGTTTCCAGAATCAACTGGAAATCCTGTTGGCCAATGCCCGCGTGGGAAGTACAACCGTGCTTTACCGGGAAGAAAATAAATATTATATCGCGGAAAGCAACTTGGACAACTTGATCTTCATGGAAGACGGGCAACATTTCATCATGAGTAGTGAAAAAAGTGGTTATTCTCACCTCTACTTGTATGCCATGAGCGGTAAAGAAATTCAGCCGATCACTTCCGGTAAATACGACGTGGTTGATTTCTACGGGTACGATCCGGTAAAAAAACTTTATTACTACGCCTCTCACGAAGAATCTCCTTTGGAAAAATATATCTACTCTATTGACTTGAAGGGTAAGAAGAAGAAACTCACTCCGACAAAAGGATGGAATGAAGCAGAATTCAGTAAATCATTCAAATACTATATTAATATAGTATCTAACGCGGATATGCCTCACGTGTATACCCTGTACGCGGCAAACGGTAAAGCTGTTCGCACGCTGGAAGACAATGCCGCGTTGAAAACGAAACTGGCAGATTACAATGTTGCCAAAAAAGAATTCATTCAAATCCCGGCAGCAGACGGAACGACCATGTTAAATGCATGGCTCATGAAACCCGTGAATTTTGACGCATCAAAAGCTTACCCGTTATTAATCATCCAATACAGTGGGCCGAACTCTCAGCAAGTAAGCAATAGCTGGGGCATGGATTGGACACAATACCTCGCACAAGAAGGTTATATCGTGGCTTGCATCGATCCTCGCGGAACGGCTGCCAGAGGGGAAGAATTCCGCAAATGTACCTATATGCAACTCGGAAAAATCGAAAGCGACGATATGATCGCTGCCGCAAAATGGCTTGCCGGACAATCTTACATCGATGCACAAAAAGTAGGTATCTGGGGTTGGAGCTTTGGCGGATTCATGTCATCACTTTGCCTTATGAAAGGGAACGACGTGTTCTCCACGGCTATCGCCGTTGCTCCCGTTACTCACTGGGGATTCTACGATTCCATCTATACGGAACGCTTCATGAGACGCCCGCAGGATAATCCTTCCGGATACAATGACAACTCCCCGATCAACTGGGTAAAACACTTAAAAGGAAACTTATTGTTATGCCACGGAACTGCGGATGACAACGTACACGTGCAAAACACTTACGAATTATCCGAGGCTCTCGTACAGGCAAACAAACAATTCGATATGCAGATTTACACCAACCGTAACCATAGCATATACGGTGGTTACACCCGGTTACAGTTATACACTAAATTTGTGAACTACTTGAATCAACATTTGAAATAA
- a CDS encoding aminoacyl-histidine dipeptidase, which yields MSKCICTLEPKAIWENFYKLTQVPRPSNHEEKAREFIMNWAKENGIHAEMDEANNILLSKPATPGMENRKGVILQGHLDMVPQKNEDKQHDFTKDPIEAYIDGEWVTADGTTLGADNGIGVATGMAILLSKDIPHGPVEVLITATEETGMDGANGIRHNWLKGDILLNLDSETEGELYVGCAGGIDGEIAFDYTPEAVPAGHKAFQLSLKGLKGGHSGMDINLGRGNANKLYFRFLKAVSKELDLRLSSVSGGNMRNAIPREAFGIVTVPAANADKFLAKVKEYEGIFKAELSAKEPNLTFFAEETALPQNVMPVKVQYNLINAIKACPNGAMRMIDSMPDTVETSNNLAIVKGGEGKIEIYMLMRSSVETAKTSLAQVVASVFELAEASKINFTGEYPGWKPNPDSAIRKEMEEVYMKLYGKKPAIMAIHAGLECGILGSAYPHWDMISFGPTISSPHSPDEKVNIESVSKFWEFLKATLAAIPTK from the coding sequence ATGAGTAAATGTATCTGTACGTTAGAACCCAAAGCTATCTGGGAAAACTTTTATAAACTAACTCAAGTTCCACGTCCGTCAAACCATGAAGAAAAAGCCAGAGAATTCATTATGAATTGGGCAAAAGAAAACGGAATCCATGCTGAAATGGACGAGGCTAACAACATATTATTAAGCAAACCGGCAACCCCGGGAATGGAAAACCGCAAGGGAGTTATCCTGCAAGGTCACTTGGACATGGTTCCTCAAAAAAATGAAGACAAACAACACGACTTCACCAAAGATCCTATTGAAGCATATATCGACGGGGAATGGGTAACAGCAGACGGAACCACTCTTGGAGCAGACAACGGTATCGGTGTTGCCACCGGAATGGCTATTCTATTATCAAAAGATATTCCTCACGGTCCGGTTGAAGTGTTAATCACGGCTACCGAAGAAACCGGAATGGATGGAGCAAACGGCATCCGCCACAACTGGTTAAAAGGAGACATCTTGTTAAATCTTGACTCTGAAACAGAAGGCGAATTGTATGTTGGTTGCGCTGGAGGTATTGATGGAGAGATCGCGTTCGACTACACTCCCGAAGCCGTTCCTGCAGGACATAAAGCATTCCAATTATCATTGAAAGGATTAAAAGGAGGTCACTCCGGAATGGACATCAACTTGGGTAGAGGAAACGCCAACAAATTATATTTCCGTTTCTTGAAAGCAGTCAGCAAAGAATTAGACCTTCGTCTTTCTTCCGTATCCGGAGGAAACATGAGAAACGCAATCCCGCGTGAAGCTTTCGGAATCGTAACTGTTCCGGCTGCTAATGCAGACAAATTCCTTGCTAAAGTAAAAGAATACGAGGGAATATTTAAAGCTGAATTAAGCGCTAAAGAACCGAATCTCACTTTCTTTGCAGAAGAAACAGCTCTTCCACAAAACGTGATGCCGGTAAAAGTACAATACAACCTGATTAACGCCATCAAGGCTTGCCCGAATGGTGCCATGAGAATGATCGATTCCATGCCGGACACGGTTGAAACATCCAACAATTTGGCTATCGTGAAAGGTGGAGAAGGAAAGATCGAAATCTACATGTTAATGCGTTCTTCTGTTGAAACCGCAAAAACATCGTTAGCTCAAGTAGTAGCATCTGTATTTGAACTGGCAGAAGCAAGCAAGATCAACTTTACCGGAGAATACCCGGGATGGAAACCGAATCCGGATTCAGCTATCCGCAAAGAAATGGAAGAAGTTTACATGAAATTATACGGTAAGAAACCGGCAATCATGGCTATCCATGCCGGATTAGAATGTGGTATCCTAGGATCTGCCTACCCACATTGGGACATGATTTCTTTCGGACCGACCATCAGTTCTCCTCACTCTCCGGACGAGAAAGTGAACATCGAATCAGTAAGTAAATTCTGGGAATTCTTGAAAGCTACATTAGCTGCAATTCCTACGAAATAA